A section of the Mycobacterium sp. 3519A genome encodes:
- a CDS encoding PDR/VanB family oxidoreductase, which translates to MTAAVAHRVWRDAIVISSTPIAARVRRIEVEMPDPVSAPPGSHIDVAISANGTQLIRSYSIVDVSADGRRLAISVLQTESSRGGSTQMHRLCAGQPIRLRGPVQNFALTVGASRYLLVAGGIGITALIGMAAALRRAGADYRLVYLGRNRSRMPYLDDVHRMHGERLTVHVSEDSGVMDIDDLLCSVDAATELYMCGPADLMQAIRLAWSQRRLPEANLRFETFGAGAATAPFLVRVPRLGRETVVSPEQTMLEALTGIGVDVMSDCLKGECGLCAVDVLAVQGAVEHRDVFYSRDQQLSNRRLCACVSRVVAAPHVTQGDAQRSTARPAISIDIR; encoded by the coding sequence ATGACCGCGGCTGTCGCTCATCGGGTCTGGCGAGACGCCATCGTCATCAGCTCCACACCCATTGCCGCGCGGGTACGGCGCATCGAGGTCGAGATGCCCGACCCGGTGAGCGCACCGCCGGGCTCACACATCGACGTCGCCATTTCTGCCAACGGCACGCAGCTGATTCGCTCGTACTCGATCGTCGACGTGTCCGCAGACGGGCGTCGTTTGGCGATCAGTGTGCTGCAGACGGAGTCTTCGCGCGGCGGGTCAACGCAGATGCACCGACTGTGCGCCGGTCAGCCGATCCGGTTACGCGGGCCCGTGCAGAACTTTGCGCTGACCGTCGGCGCATCGCGATACCTGTTGGTAGCGGGAGGAATTGGGATCACCGCGCTAATCGGCATGGCTGCGGCGCTGCGGCGGGCGGGTGCGGACTACCGCCTGGTCTACCTGGGCCGCAACCGATCGCGGATGCCCTATCTGGATGACGTGCACAGAATGCACGGCGAGCGACTGACCGTGCATGTCTCCGAGGACAGCGGGGTGATGGACATCGATGATCTGCTGTGCTCGGTCGACGCGGCCACCGAGCTCTACATGTGCGGACCCGCCGACCTGATGCAAGCCATCCGGCTGGCCTGGTCGCAGCGCCGCCTACCCGAGGCGAATCTGCGTTTTGAAACATTCGGTGCGGGTGCGGCCACCGCGCCGTTCCTCGTACGGGTTCCGCGGCTGGGCCGTGAAACCGTCGTGTCGCCCGAGCAGACGATGTTGGAGGCACTGACCGGGATCGGCGTCGACGTGATGTCGGACTGTCTGAAGGGCGAGTGCGGGCTCTGCGCGGTCGACGTACTGGCCGTGCAGGGCGCTGTCGAGCATCGTGACGTCTTCTACAGCCGCGACCAGCAGCTGAGCAATCGCAGATTATGCGCATGCGTTTCGCGTGTGGTCGCCGCGCCACACGTGACGCAGGGCGACGCGCAACGCTCAACGGCCCGGCCGGCGATCTCGATCGACATCCGTTGA
- a CDS encoding aromatic ring-hydroxylating dioxygenase subunit alpha yields the protein MPQPAMVMTPAAPLDGWYAAAWDREVGREPLARRVADEPVVLYRTRDGRPVALADACWHRLAPLSMGALIGEESIRCPYHGIVYNANGRCVGMPAQETINPSAMVRSFPAVQRHRFIWVWLGDPFCANPDLIPDMHQMDDPGWAGDGESIELRCNFALVLDNLMDLTHEEFIHTSSIGGRDISSSEFVVSSEGDSVTLSRWMIDIEPVPFMGAQLRTRFPAFAGNVDRWQIIHYQYPSTICIDVGVAKTGTGAPDGDRSQGINGYVMNTITPETTTSCRYHWAWMRNYELRSQLLTTQIRDGIRNVFKEDTAMLHAQQQAISANPGFAFYNLNIDAGGMWIRRILGRHLRQREPAGRGS from the coding sequence ATGCCGCAACCGGCAATGGTGATGACACCAGCGGCTCCGCTGGACGGCTGGTATGCAGCTGCCTGGGACCGGGAAGTCGGGCGCGAGCCTCTCGCGCGCCGAGTGGCCGACGAACCAGTGGTGCTCTATCGCACCCGAGACGGCCGTCCGGTGGCTCTAGCGGACGCGTGCTGGCATCGACTGGCGCCGTTGTCGATGGGCGCGCTCATCGGCGAGGAAAGTATTCGCTGCCCCTATCACGGGATCGTCTACAACGCGAACGGACGATGCGTCGGCATGCCGGCGCAGGAGACAATCAATCCGAGCGCGATGGTGCGTTCTTTTCCTGCGGTGCAACGCCACAGATTCATCTGGGTGTGGCTGGGGGACCCCTTCTGCGCCAACCCTGACCTGATCCCTGACATGCATCAAATGGACGATCCGGGGTGGGCCGGCGACGGCGAATCTATCGAATTGAGATGTAATTTCGCGCTGGTGCTCGACAACCTGATGGACCTCACCCACGAAGAATTCATCCACACCAGCAGCATCGGTGGCCGCGACATCAGTTCCTCGGAGTTCGTCGTCAGCTCCGAGGGAGACTCAGTCACCCTCTCTCGCTGGATGATCGACATCGAGCCGGTCCCGTTCATGGGCGCTCAGCTGCGCACTAGGTTCCCCGCATTCGCGGGCAATGTCGACCGCTGGCAGATCATCCACTACCAGTATCCCTCCACCATCTGCATCGACGTCGGGGTGGCCAAGACCGGCACCGGCGCCCCCGACGGTGACCGCTCGCAGGGGATCAACGGCTACGTGATGAATACCATCACTCCGGAGACGACAACGAGTTGCCGATACCACTGGGCCTGGATGCGCAACTACGAGTTGCGAAGTCAACTGTTGACCACCCAGATCCGTGACGGCATCCGCAACGTCTTCAAAGAAGACACGGCAATGCTGCATGCCCAACAGCAAGCCATCAGCGCGAACCCCGGGTTCGCTTTCTACAACCTCAACATCGACGCCGGCGGCATGTGGATACGCCGCATATTGGGGCGTCATCTTCGACAGCGCGAACCCGCCGGACGTGGATCATGA
- a CDS encoding NmrA family NAD(P)-binding protein, with translation MLLILGPTGQVGTHVIAELGRRGTPFRAVVRTAAAAARVREAGGQPVTGDLAHPETVAPHMADVSRMFLLTPGSPDQLRIQNRLVDSAKQAGVAAVVKLSVYTAAEDSPCSLSRWHWANDEYLKASGLAWSILYPHTFMQSIALQFARAVRDTGVIQAAVGPDKAISMVDVRDVAHVAAAVLCSDAHHGREYLITGPEPLTYADCARKLSRSLGRHVDYVRVAPQTAHDLFTAGGFPEWLADALVALFAMYDTGELNPISDVTATLVGRPARTFDDFLADDLALFS, from the coding sequence ATGCTCCTGATTCTGGGTCCGACAGGTCAGGTCGGAACCCACGTCATCGCGGAACTCGGGCGTCGGGGAACACCGTTTCGGGCGGTCGTGCGCACCGCGGCCGCTGCGGCGCGGGTACGCGAAGCCGGCGGCCAGCCCGTCACCGGTGACCTCGCCCACCCTGAGACGGTCGCTCCGCATATGGCTGATGTGTCCCGAATGTTTCTTCTGACGCCCGGCAGCCCCGATCAGCTCCGCATCCAGAACCGACTCGTCGACTCGGCTAAACAGGCCGGCGTCGCGGCCGTCGTCAAACTGTCTGTCTACACCGCCGCGGAGGATTCTCCGTGCTCGTTGAGCCGATGGCACTGGGCCAACGACGAATACCTCAAAGCCAGTGGGCTGGCGTGGAGCATCCTGTATCCGCACACGTTCATGCAGAGCATCGCTCTGCAGTTCGCGCGCGCCGTCCGCGACACCGGCGTCATACAGGCCGCAGTCGGACCTGATAAGGCCATCAGCATGGTCGACGTGCGCGATGTCGCCCACGTGGCTGCCGCCGTGCTCTGCAGCGATGCCCATCATGGCCGGGAATACTTGATCACCGGACCTGAACCGCTGACCTACGCCGACTGCGCGCGCAAGCTGTCGCGGTCGCTGGGGCGACACGTGGACTACGTCCGGGTCGCCCCGCAGACAGCACACGATCTGTTCACCGCCGGCGGGTTCCCCGAATGGCTCGCTGACGCCTTGGTGGCGCTATTCGCGATGTATGACACCGGCGAACTGAATCCGATCAGCGACGTCACAGCGACTCTGGTGGGCCGCCCTGCCCGCACATTCGACGACTTTCTCGCCGACGACCTGGCCCTGTTCAGCTGA
- a CDS encoding sensor histidine kinase: MAEQLADGASAADRRHDRMISAFARAASSIAWQGPLQIVLDQLADEARTVSGADMCTVSLRSRFGDTFEMVGAAGCPGDYRDGLEQARSLGAPLLTVETFRTGDRLVADIDAEFASDERFAPLVKLAEEVGWSKLVAVPLTVREETVGAMTAFYARGNEPNASDLSFLTAMADHGALAVHTAHLLAQAREKAALEERAHMARDLHDAVSQLLFSMQLRTRALELEADRLLGDAGPLQTGLRELNGLITAAVDEMRTLVLHLRPTELREHALAPALRRLAEAVGSRTGANVFVDAADDIPALARPYDEHVYRIVQEAIGNAINHAAARRISVTLRTESDCAGELMVVRIQDDGPGFDPEAAKPGHLGLDNMRGRCKELGGRLRIESSANGTMIEIRIPLDQVHL, translated from the coding sequence ATGGCGGAGCAGCTGGCCGATGGGGCCTCCGCGGCGGACCGGCGGCATGACCGGATGATCTCGGCTTTCGCGCGGGCGGCTTCGAGCATCGCCTGGCAGGGCCCCCTGCAAATCGTTTTAGACCAGCTGGCCGATGAGGCGCGCACCGTCAGCGGTGCCGACATGTGCACTGTCAGCCTGCGCTCGCGTTTCGGTGACACCTTCGAAATGGTCGGTGCGGCAGGCTGTCCCGGCGATTACCGCGACGGCCTGGAACAGGCGCGCTCGCTGGGAGCGCCGCTGCTGACCGTCGAGACATTCCGTACCGGCGATCGACTCGTCGCCGACATCGACGCAGAGTTCGCCTCTGATGAGCGTTTCGCCCCGCTGGTCAAATTGGCCGAAGAGGTCGGATGGAGCAAGTTGGTCGCCGTTCCGCTGACGGTGCGCGAAGAGACAGTCGGAGCGATGACGGCCTTCTACGCCCGCGGCAATGAACCCAACGCCTCAGACCTGTCGTTTCTCACCGCCATGGCCGACCATGGGGCGCTGGCCGTGCACACCGCCCATCTGCTCGCCCAGGCCAGGGAGAAGGCCGCGCTCGAGGAACGAGCTCACATGGCCCGGGACCTGCACGACGCGGTATCCCAGTTGCTCTTCTCGATGCAGCTGCGTACCCGCGCACTTGAACTCGAAGCTGATCGTCTCCTTGGCGATGCCGGGCCGCTGCAAACCGGGCTGAGGGAGCTGAACGGTCTGATCACCGCAGCGGTCGACGAGATGCGAACTCTTGTCCTGCATCTGCGCCCCACCGAGCTGCGCGAACATGCCCTCGCACCGGCGTTGCGCCGTCTGGCCGAGGCCGTCGGCAGCCGGACAGGAGCCAACGTCTTCGTCGATGCCGCCGACGACATCCCGGCCCTTGCTCGGCCCTACGACGAACACGTCTACCGGATCGTGCAGGAGGCGATCGGTAACGCCATCAACCACGCTGCGGCCCGGCGCATCTCGGTGACGCTGAGGACCGAAAGCGACTGCGCGGGGGAGCTGATGGTCGTTCGGATCCAAGACGACGGACCCGGTTTCGACCCGGAAGCGGCCAAACCCGGTCACCTCGGATTGGATAACATGCGCGGCCGCTGTAAGGAACTCGGCGGCCGGCTGAGGATCGAGAGCTCGGCGAACGGAACCATGATTGAAATCCGGATACCGCTCGATCAGGTCCACCTATGA
- a CDS encoding response regulator transcription factor encodes MTHQRRVIRVLLADDHAVVRQGMRAFFAMHEDIDVVAEAHDGQDALNALARLTAFGQLPDVAVVDLQMPGLSGTQTISHITANYPQIRTLVLTSFGDAARARHALAAGANGYLLKDTGPDELVAALRAVYAGEMPVDPAVTSALSRAWRATDKPVALITPRERVIAALVAKGLSNREIGKHLTITERTARTHVSNVLAKLGLASRTQIALWALDVGLTESESESC; translated from the coding sequence ATGACGCACCAACGCCGCGTCATACGGGTTCTCCTCGCCGATGACCATGCCGTCGTCCGGCAGGGGATGCGAGCGTTCTTCGCGATGCACGAGGACATCGACGTGGTCGCCGAAGCCCACGACGGCCAGGACGCGTTGAACGCCCTTGCCCGCCTGACGGCATTCGGCCAGCTTCCCGACGTCGCCGTCGTGGATCTGCAGATGCCGGGATTGAGTGGGACTCAAACTATCTCGCACATCACCGCCAACTATCCGCAGATTCGGACCTTGGTCTTGACCAGTTTCGGCGACGCCGCCCGGGCCCGCCACGCGCTGGCCGCCGGAGCCAACGGCTACCTGCTCAAGGACACCGGTCCCGACGAACTGGTAGCGGCGCTGCGCGCGGTGTATGCCGGCGAGATGCCCGTGGATCCGGCGGTGACCAGCGCATTGAGCAGGGCGTGGAGGGCGACCGACAAACCCGTGGCCCTCATCACCCCACGCGAGCGAGTGATCGCGGCGCTGGTTGCCAAGGGGCTGTCCAATCGCGAGATCGGCAAGCACCTGACGATCACCGAACGCACAGCGCGCACGCACGTCAGCAATGTGCTGGCCAAGCTGGGGCTGGCTTCGCGCACCCAGATTGCGTTATGGGCGTTAGACGTTGGGCTCACCGAGTCCGAATCCGAGAGCTGCTAA
- a CDS encoding 2Fe-2S iron-sulfur cluster-binding protein, whose amino-acid sequence MPVVKVTDRQGDIHDLEPVEGTVLMVQLRKLKVGIVGLCGGNMACGTCHVFVGQGWADRLSEPDEFEEELLAELDNRQPNSRLACQISYHAGLDGLEVTVATHY is encoded by the coding sequence ATGCCGGTAGTGAAAGTGACTGACCGCCAGGGTGATATCCACGATCTGGAGCCGGTCGAGGGCACCGTGCTGATGGTTCAATTGCGCAAGCTCAAAGTCGGCATCGTCGGGCTGTGCGGCGGGAACATGGCCTGCGGAACATGCCACGTCTTCGTCGGACAGGGTTGGGCGGATCGTCTCAGCGAGCCTGACGAATTCGAAGAGGAACTTCTTGCTGAACTCGACAACCGACAGCCCAATTCGCGGTTGGCATGCCAGATTTCCTATCACGCCGGCCTCGATGGTCTCGAAGTCACTGTCGCCACCCACTACTGA
- a CDS encoding VOC family protein, translating to MISHGTLNSLDLQASRRFYEEVLGFEVMQVSPVSMQIRKGTHHTYVVVETREPGRMGLLDHNGIDVASREDVDAAYRVLVAVKDAYGIQRINRPQEQHGAYSFYFADPDGNWWEILNGRPGGYSSLYDDPSRDLTGRTDIALEDLNHSYDDGYADTLRESGAE from the coding sequence ATGATCTCCCATGGCACGCTCAACTCCCTCGACCTGCAGGCCTCGCGCCGCTTCTATGAAGAGGTGCTCGGGTTCGAAGTCATGCAGGTGAGTCCGGTGTCGATGCAGATCCGCAAGGGCACCCACCACACCTACGTGGTCGTGGAGACCCGTGAGCCGGGGCGGATGGGACTGCTCGATCACAACGGCATCGATGTCGCCAGCCGCGAGGACGTCGACGCCGCATACCGGGTGCTGGTCGCCGTCAAAGACGCCTACGGGATCCAGCGGATCAACCGCCCCCAGGAGCAGCATGGAGCTTATTCATTCTATTTCGCTGACCCTGACGGCAACTGGTGGGAGATCCTCAACGGCCGCCCCGGTGGCTACAGCTCGCTCTACGACGATCCCTCGCGTGATCTGACCGGCAGAACCGATATCGCGCTAGAAGACCTCAACCACTCCTACGATGACGGATACGCCGACACGTTGCGCGAATCGGGCGCCGAATGA
- a CDS encoding ABC transporter permease: protein MTAAGVVAKPLRAAGGFFAMAADTLLTFPRRPFAWQEFLDQSWFVARVSVLPTIFLAIPFSVLTVFTFNLVLLEFGAADFSGTNAAYAMVSQLGPIVTVLVVAGAGATAMCADLGARTIREELDALRVMGLNPTQTLVVPRVAAATFVSVMLSSVVVLVGIVGAFLFSVFVQHVTAGAFVGSMNLITHTVDVLTCLIKAALFGLSAGLIACYKGTTVKGGPAGVGNAVNETVVYTFVALFIINLLASSVAVKLTVR, encoded by the coding sequence ATGACGGCAGCGGGTGTGGTGGCCAAACCGCTGCGCGCAGCCGGTGGCTTCTTCGCCATGGCAGCAGACACACTGTTGACCTTCCCGCGTCGGCCGTTTGCCTGGCAGGAATTTCTCGACCAGTCGTGGTTCGTGGCCAGAGTGTCAGTTCTGCCCACGATCTTCTTGGCGATACCGTTTTCCGTGCTGACCGTCTTCACCTTCAACCTCGTGCTGCTGGAGTTCGGCGCTGCCGACTTCTCCGGCACCAACGCGGCATACGCGATGGTCAGCCAACTGGGCCCCATTGTGACGGTGCTGGTCGTCGCAGGAGCGGGAGCGACAGCGATGTGCGCAGACCTAGGGGCACGCACGATCAGGGAAGAACTCGACGCACTGCGGGTGATGGGATTGAACCCGACTCAGACGCTGGTCGTGCCACGGGTCGCCGCTGCCACGTTCGTCTCGGTGATGTTGTCATCCGTCGTTGTGCTCGTCGGAATCGTTGGCGCCTTTCTGTTTTCAGTTTTCGTTCAGCATGTCACGGCCGGGGCATTCGTCGGCAGCATGAACCTGATCACCCATACCGTCGACGTGCTCACTTGCCTGATCAAGGCGGCGTTGTTCGGTCTGAGCGCGGGCCTCATCGCCTGCTACAAAGGAACCACGGTCAAAGGTGGGCCGGCCGGTGTCGGCAATGCCGTCAACGAAACGGTCGTCTACACATTTGTGGCGCTGTTCATCATCAATCTGCTGGCCTCAAGTGTGGCAGTGAAACTGACCGTTCGATGA
- a CDS encoding ABC transporter permease: MTSVPSRSRIGRYTARCADELDRLGLQTKFYGHTLRAVGDVAVNYKAEALRLIAEMGLGVGALAVVGGTVVIVAVLNLSVGALVAVLGYNQLANIGIEALVGFASAYFNVRLTAPLIAGIALAATIGAGTTAQLGAMRINEEIDALEVMGIRSIAYLASTRVVAGLIVVIPLYCVALVSAFVAAQVGTTAIYGQSSGVYNHYFHTFLNPDNVVVSFLQAIAMGIVIMLIHTYYGYNASGGPAGVGEAVGRAVRLSLIVATFITMFVSLAIYGQSGDFNYTG, translated from the coding sequence GTGACCTCCGTTCCTTCCCGGTCCAGGATCGGGCGCTACACGGCGCGATGCGCCGACGAGCTGGATCGCCTCGGCCTGCAGACCAAGTTTTACGGTCACACACTTCGCGCGGTCGGTGACGTCGCGGTCAACTACAAGGCCGAGGCGCTGCGACTGATCGCCGAAATGGGTTTGGGCGTCGGTGCCCTGGCCGTCGTTGGCGGCACCGTCGTCATCGTCGCTGTGCTCAATCTTTCTGTCGGTGCGCTGGTCGCTGTCCTTGGCTACAACCAGCTTGCCAACATCGGGATCGAGGCCCTTGTCGGCTTTGCCTCGGCCTACTTCAATGTTCGACTCACGGCACCGCTCATCGCCGGCATCGCCTTGGCGGCGACGATCGGAGCCGGCACGACGGCTCAACTGGGTGCGATGCGCATCAACGAGGAAATCGACGCACTGGAGGTGATGGGCATCAGGTCCATCGCCTATCTGGCATCGACGCGGGTTGTCGCGGGCCTCATCGTGGTGATCCCGCTGTACTGCGTGGCTCTGGTGTCAGCGTTCGTGGCCGCACAAGTTGGCACAACGGCCATCTACGGCCAGTCCAGCGGTGTCTACAACCACTACTTCCACACCTTCCTCAACCCCGACAACGTGGTCGTGTCGTTCCTGCAGGCAATCGCCATGGGCATTGTCATCATGCTGATCCACACTTACTACGGTTACAACGCCTCAGGCGGGCCCGCCGGCGTCGGTGAAGCCGTCGGACGGGCCGTGCGGCTCTCCTTGATCGTCGCGACGTTCATCACCATGTTCGTCTCGCTGGCCATCTACGGGCAATCCGGCGACTTCAACTACACCGGCTGA
- a CDS encoding MCE family protein, with translation MVHFGYKPAHRRPRRRPVRPAWWTLALALAIAGIVAVCSALFAGVFDSDVPVTLTTGRAGLMMEPGAKVKMRGVQVGVVVGVELDRTEARLQLRLSRDDMRFIPSNVAAQIRSTTLFGSKYVDLQYPAQPSGTALTAGSIIESRHVTSELNTVFQNLTDLLSHVDPAKLNSVLTALADGLRGKGATIGEAITSASHVLRTLNPLMDEARADLRSLKAATDAYSVAAPDILAALDHLNVTSSTIKGQRGQLDALLLSAVGFSNAGIELLGPNQTNLVESLNILRPTTDLLMKYNPIYTCLLLGAKWFLDNGGYASTGGNGYSAILDGSALFGSDPYRYPDNLPRVAAKGGPGGKPGCGSLPDASKNFPVRQLITDTGFGTGLDFRPNPGIGHPWYVNFFPTTRAAPEPPSIRSAGPPAIGPVPYPGAPAYGAPPYDPGGAPPQPPVTDTPPTPAQPVAP, from the coding sequence GTGGTTCACTTCGGGTACAAACCCGCCCACCGTCGCCCAAGGCGGCGGCCGGTACGGCCGGCGTGGTGGACGCTGGCGTTGGCGCTCGCCATCGCCGGCATCGTCGCGGTGTGCTCGGCACTGTTTGCCGGCGTCTTCGACTCCGATGTCCCCGTGACGCTGACCACCGGCCGCGCCGGTCTCATGATGGAGCCCGGTGCGAAGGTCAAGATGCGCGGAGTGCAGGTCGGCGTCGTGGTCGGTGTCGAGCTGGACCGCACCGAGGCACGCCTGCAGTTGAGGCTGTCCCGCGACGACATGCGGTTCATCCCGTCCAACGTCGCTGCGCAGATCCGCTCCACCACACTGTTCGGCAGCAAGTACGTCGACCTGCAGTATCCGGCACAACCCAGCGGCACCGCACTCACCGCCGGCTCAATCATCGAATCCCGGCACGTCACAAGTGAACTCAACACCGTCTTCCAGAATCTGACCGACCTGCTCAGCCACGTCGATCCCGCAAAACTGAACTCCGTGCTGACTGCGTTGGCCGACGGGCTGCGCGGGAAAGGGGCCACCATCGGAGAAGCGATCACCAGCGCCAGCCACGTACTGCGGACCCTCAACCCACTCATGGACGAGGCGCGTGCCGACCTGCGCTCGCTGAAAGCGGCCACCGACGCCTATAGCGTTGCCGCGCCCGACATTCTGGCCGCCCTCGATCACCTCAACGTAACCAGCTCGACCATCAAAGGCCAGCGCGGCCAGCTTGACGCGCTGCTGCTCAGTGCCGTCGGCTTCTCGAACGCAGGTATCGAACTGTTGGGGCCCAACCAAACCAACCTCGTTGAATCGCTGAACATTCTGCGACCCACCACCGACCTGTTGATGAAATACAATCCCATCTACACCTGCCTTCTGCTGGGCGCGAAATGGTTCCTCGACAACGGCGGCTACGCCTCCACCGGCGGGAACGGATACTCCGCGATCCTGGATGGTTCAGCGCTTTTCGGAAGTGACCCCTATCGCTACCCCGATAACCTCCCGAGGGTGGCCGCCAAAGGCGGGCCCGGCGGTAAACCCGGCTGCGGCTCACTGCCCGATGCGTCCAAGAACTTTCCTGTGCGCCAGCTGATCACCGACACGGGATTCGGCACAGGACTGGATTTTCGGCCCAACCCGGGTATCGGGCACCCCTGGTACGTCAACTTCTTCCCGACCACCCGCGCAGCGCCCGAACCGCCCAGCATCCGTTCTGCAGGACCACCCGCGATCGGGCCGGTGCCCTATCCTGGTGCACCCGCCTACGGCGCGCCGCCCTACGACCCTGGCGGGGCACCGCCGCAACCCCCGGTGACGGACACCCCACCCACACCAGCGCAGCCGGTCGCACCGTGA
- a CDS encoding MCE family protein, whose translation MRQSLRGTIIRLAVFSCVCALGTFALLMVFAQLRFESRTVYRAEFTSVSGLASGQFVRIAGVEVGKVKQITVTPTATAIVEFSADDSVVLTQGTRALIRYDNLIGDRYVELQEGPGNPAAMKAGDTIPLQRTAPALDLDALIGGFRPLFRALDPDKLNTLSAQLVQAFQGQGGAINTFLAQAASLTSTLADRDELIGQVVTNLNTLLGSLGDQSGQFDKAVTSLSDLVAGLSARKTDIGDAVAATDAAAGSVTELLRQSRQPIAAAVTQADRTASIAVADHEYLDTLLQTLPDAYQRLGRQGLYGDFFAFYLCDVVLKVNGKGGQPVYVKLAGQSSGRCTPK comes from the coding sequence GTGAGACAAAGCCTGCGAGGCACGATCATTCGGCTGGCGGTGTTCAGCTGCGTCTGCGCACTCGGAACGTTTGCACTGTTGATGGTGTTCGCGCAGTTGCGCTTCGAATCGCGCACCGTCTACCGCGCCGAATTCACCAGCGTCAGCGGGCTCGCCAGCGGACAATTCGTCCGGATCGCAGGCGTTGAGGTCGGCAAGGTCAAGCAGATCACCGTTACGCCAACCGCCACCGCCATCGTCGAATTCAGCGCCGACGACTCGGTGGTCCTCACCCAAGGCACGCGTGCGCTCATCCGATACGACAACCTCATCGGCGACCGTTACGTGGAACTTCAAGAGGGCCCGGGTAATCCGGCCGCGATGAAAGCCGGCGACACCATCCCGCTGCAACGCACAGCACCGGCGCTGGACCTCGACGCACTCATCGGTGGGTTTCGGCCGCTGTTCCGGGCGCTTGACCCCGACAAGCTCAACACGCTCAGTGCTCAACTCGTGCAGGCATTTCAAGGTCAAGGAGGAGCGATCAACACGTTCCTCGCCCAAGCGGCGTCGCTGACCAGCACGCTGGCCGACCGCGACGAGCTGATCGGGCAAGTCGTCACCAACCTGAACACGCTGCTCGGATCGTTGGGCGACCAAAGCGGTCAATTCGATAAAGCCGTCACCTCCCTTTCGGATCTCGTCGCCGGCCTGTCGGCACGTAAGACCGACATCGGTGACGCGGTCGCGGCCACCGACGCGGCCGCCGGATCGGTGACCGAGCTACTGCGCCAGTCACGGCAGCCGATCGCGGCGGCAGTCACACAGGCAGATCGCACCGCGAGCATCGCTGTAGCAGACCACGAGTACCTCGATACCCTTCTGCAAACTCTTCCCGATGCCTACCAAAGACTCGGGCGCCAAGGCCTGTACGGCGACTTCTTCGCTTTCTACCTGTGCGACGTGGTCCTCAAAGTCAACGGCAAAGGCGGACAACCCGTCTACGTCAAGCTAGCCGGTCAGAGTTCAGGACGGTGCACGCCCAAATGA